Below is a window of Methylosinus sp. PW1 DNA.
CGCGCGTCACGCCTTGAGGCGCCGGATGCGCTCGATCGCGGCGCGCGCATTGTCGCCGAGCGAAGCGTCCTTCGCGCAGGCGTCGAGGAGATTTTGCGCATAGCGCGCCGACTCCGCCTGCTCGTCTTTCATATTATTGCCGATGAGAATGAAATCTGCGCCCGCGCGTAATGCGCATAATGCGGCTTCGCCCGTGGTCATCAGCTTTTGCACGCCTTGCATCTGAAGGTCGTCGGTCAATATCACAGCGCCCGGCGCCCATTGCCGCAATTTGCGAATGGCGACGGAAGAAAGACAGCAGGGCGTGTCCTTCTCCCACTGATTCACGACGCCATGGCTGAACAGAACCATGGGAACGCTCGGCGCCAGAGTCTCGAAGATCTTCACCTGTGTGTCGGTGATGCAATCGGAGAGATCCATCACATGATCGTGTGGATTGACCTTGGCGCCGCCCGTGCCGGGAAAATGTTTCAGGCACAGTTTCAGCCCGGTCGCGCGCGCGACCTCGATCAGCGTGGCGACGCAATCCTCGACGACGCGCGGATCGGCGGAGAAGCTGCGCTGCGCCGAGCCAATGTCGGGACTATCGGGATTTATGTCGAGATCGACGACGGGCGCGAGATCGGCGTCAATGCCGAGATCGCGTAATTCCGCATAGGCGGGACGCAGCGCGTCGAGCCGCTCTTGCGCCGTCAGCCGGCCGAATTGGCGTGCGCTCGGCAGCGGCGCGAAGCCGCGCTCCTCCTTCAGCCGCCGCACCTTGCCGCCCTCTTGATCGATGAAGATCAGCGGCCGCGTCGGCAGCGCGTGAATCTCCGCGCAGAGCGCCTTCACCTGCGCGGGATCGAAAATATTGCGCTCATATTTGCGATCCGTGCAGTCGTAATCGAAGAGGATGACGCCGCCGAGCCCATAATCGCGCGCGAAATCGCGCAGCCAGGGCGGCGCATGCGGCGTGCGGAAGCCGAGCAGGAACAGCTCGCCTATGGGCAGATAGGAAGACATTGGTGTGAGATGGCGCAGCGATGAGCGAGGTCAAACGCGGCCGCGACGAAAATATGGCGAAAGATAGAAGCTGCGCTTTCGCCCGCTCTCCGTTAAGAGCTGTCGCCACGAGCTTTCGAGTTTAAGGATGAGGAAGATGAGCGATGGTGTCGCCGAAAGCGCTCCGCAGACGGCGCGATACGCCACGGGCGCGATGTTCGGCGTTTCCGCCGTCACCATTTGGGCGACCTGGCTCGTCGTCACGCGGCTCGGCGTGACGACGACGCTCTCGGTCTATGATCTCACAATGCTGCGCTTCGGCGCCGCCGGCGTGCTGCTGCTTCCCGTCGTGCTGCGCAAAGGGCTTGCGCTCGAGCGGCTCGGCCCGCTGCGCCTCCTCATTCTCGTCTGCAGCGCCGGCGCGCCTTATGTGCTCGTCGCCGCCAGTGGGCTCAAGCTCGCGCCGGTCGCTCATGCGGGCGCGCTGCTGCCGGGCTCCATGCCGCTCTTCGTCGCGCTGCTGTCGTTTCTGCTCACGCGGGAGCGCTTCACCGTGAGCCGACTCATCGGCTATGCGCTCATCGCGCTCGGCGGCGCCGCGATAGCGGGTCCGGACGCATTGTCATTCGGCGAGACGCAGCTCGGGCATATTCTGCTTTTGTCCGCGGCTTTCATCTGGGCCGGC
It encodes the following:
- a CDS encoding DMT family transporter, translating into MSDGVAESAPQTARYATGAMFGVSAVTIWATWLVVTRLGVTTTLSVYDLTMLRFGAAGVLLLPVVLRKGLALERLGPLRLLILVCSAGAPYVLVAASGLKLAPVAHAGALLPGSMPLFVALLSFLLTRERFTVSRLIGYALIALGGAAIAGPDALSFGETQLGHILLLSAAFIWAGYAIVLRASGLDSLHAAALVSTGSLILYGPLYLAFHGLHGMDAPLHDIVIQTLFQGVIVSIVALFLFGKGIELLGASAGAAFSALVPPMAALIAVPLLGEIPSPIEQIALLCVSVGVYLASGGRAPRWSMPRRG
- a CDS encoding glycoside hydrolase family 3 N-terminal domain-containing protein, which gives rise to MSSYLPIGELFLLGFRTPHAPPWLRDFARDYGLGGVILFDYDCTDRKYERNIFDPAQVKALCAEIHALPTRPLIFIDQEGGKVRRLKEERGFAPLPSARQFGRLTAQERLDALRPAYAELRDLGIDADLAPVVDLDINPDSPDIGSAQRSFSADPRVVEDCVATLIEVARATGLKLCLKHFPGTGGAKVNPHDHVMDLSDCITDTQVKIFETLAPSVPMVLFSHGVVNQWEKDTPCCLSSVAIRKLRQWAPGAVILTDDLQMQGVQKLMTTGEAALCALRAGADFILIGNNMKDEQAESARYAQNLLDACAKDASLGDNARAAIERIRRLKA